One window from the genome of Amycolatopsis sp. NBC_01480 encodes:
- a CDS encoding acyltransferase family protein — translation MSRSQTVTLNTTLTRARLPSLAGLRWVAAVGVFMYHATGPFMFPTTVFPEAVPFALRNVGGSGLSFFFILTGFLLTWSARPKDTKGRFWLRRFVRLYPNHLITLAIMVVLLDFTHLLPYRAQATGVWQSVLLVHAWSPDPFVMIGANAVSWSLSVDAFFLLLFPFWLKLLNRIRPDRLWYYAAGVFGLMLLVPFIAAQLPSQPMLPDALIGRPTSAWQWWLVYDSPLTRCLECFLGSLAARLLLHGKLPALRLRYVLPVVAGVYAFSIFFLPINFYGIVLVLAPPMLLLTVALTQADIRGQRTVLNHPVLVWLGGVSYAFYLLHRIVLEVFISGFGAKVPWTIPTAIAALVALLGLTTGLAYLLYILVERPMLRRFSPPDPTGRPDTKGQFIPVSVDYSLRRAGPEHVRRRDALGGKENPAA, via the coding sequence ATGTCGCGATCCCAGACCGTCACGCTGAACACCACCCTGACGCGGGCCCGGCTGCCGTCGCTGGCCGGGCTGCGCTGGGTGGCCGCGGTCGGCGTCTTCATGTACCACGCCACCGGCCCGTTCATGTTCCCCACCACCGTGTTCCCCGAGGCCGTCCCGTTCGCACTGCGCAACGTGGGCGGGTCCGGGCTGTCGTTCTTCTTCATCCTCACCGGTTTCCTGCTGACCTGGTCCGCGCGGCCGAAGGACACCAAGGGCCGGTTCTGGCTGCGGCGGTTCGTCCGGCTCTACCCCAACCACCTGATCACGCTGGCGATCATGGTGGTGCTGCTGGACTTCACGCACCTGCTGCCGTACCGGGCCCAGGCAACCGGGGTCTGGCAGTCGGTCCTGCTGGTGCACGCCTGGTCGCCGGACCCCTTCGTGATGATCGGCGCCAACGCGGTCAGCTGGTCGCTGTCGGTCGACGCGTTCTTCCTGCTGTTGTTCCCCTTCTGGCTGAAGCTGCTCAACCGGATCCGCCCGGACCGGCTGTGGTACTACGCGGCGGGCGTGTTCGGGCTGATGCTGCTCGTGCCGTTCATCGCCGCCCAGCTGCCGAGCCAGCCGATGCTGCCGGACGCGCTCATCGGGAGGCCGACCTCGGCGTGGCAGTGGTGGCTCGTCTACGACAGCCCGCTCACCCGGTGCCTCGAGTGCTTCCTGGGCAGCCTGGCCGCGCGGCTCCTGCTGCACGGCAAGCTCCCGGCCCTGCGGTTGCGGTACGTGCTGCCGGTGGTCGCCGGGGTGTACGCGTTCAGCATCTTCTTCCTGCCGATCAACTTCTACGGCATCGTCCTGGTGCTCGCCCCGCCGATGCTGCTGCTGACGGTCGCGCTGACCCAGGCGGACATCCGCGGGCAGCGCACGGTGCTGAACCACCCGGTGCTGGTGTGGCTGGGCGGCGTCTCCTACGCCTTCTACCTGTTGCACCGCATCGTGCTGGAGGTGTTCATCTCCGGGTTCGGGGCCAAGGTGCCCTGGACGATCCCGACCGCCATCGCCGCTCTGGTGGCCTTGCTGGGACTCACCACCGGGCTGGCCTACCTGCTGTACATCCTGGTGGAGCGGCCGATGCTGCGCCGGTTCTCCCCGCCCGACCCGACCGGGCGGCCGGACACCAAGGGGCAGTTCATCCCGGTGTCGGTCGACTACTCCCTCCGCCGGGCCGGCCCCGAGCACGTGCGCCGGCGCGACGCCTTGGGCGGAAAGGAGAATCCCGCCGCCTAG
- a CDS encoding acyl-CoA dehydrogenase family protein: MASRTPRPVPAGLLRSPATAAGRRLLGLLDRHLPRIADTARENDRTGRFPTDIFEAFAEDGVLGATAPAELGGLGVDRLHDVALALATVAAVDASTALALHVQFSRGLTLTHDWRHGATATGRALARKLLSGMGEGTSLICGTVKDHHSTVTTLTPDEAGGWVLNGRKTLVTMATVATDFVVHALWRRADGGITLTTPVVSKHTPGVKVLETVAGVGMCASGTVDVLFEDCPVPDEDVIVRGQAGEGTDAALAGQTVSSITMLGIYAGIAGAARDLAVGRYAGHAEPPAAVRTLIAGIETDLFTLRAAVTAALAEADARTTDLTGDQEERGRAMMLPFQCAKATVNQLGPKIVNDSLIAVGGMSYSAAHPLSRLYRDVRAGAFMQPYTHLDAVEFLSAQALGLRRDNDYISVRAGRDGGAR; encoded by the coding sequence ATGGCGAGCAGAACCCCGCGGCCGGTTCCCGCCGGGCTGCTCCGCTCGCCCGCCACCGCGGCCGGTCGGCGGCTGCTGGGCCTGCTCGACCGCCACCTGCCGCGGATCGCCGACACCGCAAGGGAAAACGATCGCACCGGCCGGTTCCCGACGGACATCTTCGAGGCCTTCGCCGAGGACGGCGTCCTCGGCGCCACCGCGCCGGCCGAGCTCGGCGGGCTCGGCGTCGACCGGCTCCACGACGTCGCGCTGGCGCTGGCCACGGTGGCCGCCGTGGACGCGTCCACCGCGCTGGCGCTGCACGTGCAGTTCAGCCGGGGCCTGACCCTGACCCACGACTGGCGGCACGGCGCGACCGCCACCGGCCGCGCGCTGGCGCGGAAGCTGTTGTCCGGCATGGGTGAAGGGACTTCGCTGATCTGCGGGACCGTCAAGGACCACCACTCCACTGTCACCACGCTGACTCCGGACGAGGCGGGCGGCTGGGTGCTGAACGGCCGCAAGACACTCGTCACCATGGCGACGGTGGCCACCGATTTCGTGGTCCACGCGCTCTGGCGGCGCGCCGACGGCGGCATCACGCTCACCACGCCGGTGGTGTCCAAGCACACGCCGGGGGTCAAGGTGCTCGAAACCGTTGCCGGCGTGGGGATGTGTGCCTCGGGCACCGTCGACGTGCTGTTCGAGGACTGCCCGGTCCCGGACGAGGACGTCATCGTGCGCGGGCAGGCGGGCGAGGGCACGGACGCGGCGCTCGCGGGCCAGACGGTCAGCTCCATCACCATGCTCGGGATCTACGCCGGGATCGCCGGCGCGGCGCGCGACCTCGCGGTCGGCCGGTACGCGGGCCACGCCGAGCCGCCCGCCGCGGTGCGCACGCTGATCGCCGGGATCGAAACCGATCTCTTCACGCTGCGGGCCGCGGTCACCGCGGCGCTCGCGGAGGCGGACGCGCGGACGACGGACCTCACCGGCGACCAGGAGGAGCGCGGCCGGGCCATGATGCTCCCGTTCCAGTGCGCGAAGGCCACGGTCAACCAGCTCGGCCCCAAGATCGTCAACGACAGCCTCATCGCGGTCGGCGGCATGTCCTATTCGGCCGCCCACCCCCTCTCCCGGCTCTACCGGGACGTGCGGGCCGGCGCGTTCATGCAGCCCTACACCCACCTCGACGCGGTCGAGTTCCTCAGCGCCCAGGCGCTGGGCCTGCGCCGGGACAACGACTACATCAGCGTGCGCGCCGGCCGGGACGGCGGCGCGCGGTGA
- a CDS encoding AMP-binding protein has product MNRHPTEGKPLTTNENRAARSEWGAALSGCSAGDRVVIRHPGGEPLAALLIACLEANLVAVPVHPRTDDDELAAIAERVSASLIVDGESGTTELAGRPSPEATGLALIIFTSGSTGRPKGVKLSRDAVLGNARKTAQLHRITPERPHGTCLPLFHVNALVMSLYGTYLTGSSLVLDQWRTPEGYFALLDAKGARTASIVPALLTELVEAAPPWPGSLDYLISAAAPITSDLAARFHELYGPRLRQGFGLTETINFSTLMPLLDDAGFVKQYVEAKPPAGLPVPGTELRIEDGEVWIRSPEMMSGYWEDPETTAKTLGADGWLRSGDLGELRDGYLVLHGRRTELINRGGEKYYPLALEGRWRRAGLSGTFAAVPVPEPSLGTEIGLVLDGQPVTAAKELVLGRGPRPAAVQSGDFLATSTGKPQRTRMGKRLAVKRDNAQRYPELLDYAASAARAVLAGARPGGGRAAVIHDQARALAGARQGAPGGQSFPRTAAHDCLDLLVESWPAIAAGSATGDDLMHGHRGLWKRLMTEWPMVSYADAMVDVLRAGDFLRGRVLELGSGVGNTSVRVAGLVDGEFVFSDRVAGLVERGGWPGRGVVYDLDDAEPPAGLGRFDTILATNVLHCVADKRKTLAALRSSLSEGGRLVLAEGAGTTDPAGTPWALDFLFSLWDGWWDRGGFADRWEWLALLDSAGLREPGFSVLRAGEHDLGGVVWARG; this is encoded by the coding sequence GTGAACCGCCACCCGACGGAGGGAAAGCCGTTGACTACCAACGAGAACCGGGCGGCCCGGTCGGAGTGGGGGGCCGCGCTGTCCGGCTGCTCCGCCGGGGACCGGGTGGTCATCCGCCACCCCGGCGGTGAGCCGCTGGCCGCCCTGCTGATCGCGTGCCTGGAAGCGAATCTGGTGGCCGTGCCGGTCCACCCCCGCACCGACGACGACGAGCTCGCCGCGATCGCCGAGCGGGTCTCGGCCTCGCTCATCGTGGACGGCGAGTCCGGGACCACCGAACTCGCCGGCCGCCCGTCCCCCGAGGCGACCGGCCTGGCGCTGATCATCTTCACCTCAGGCTCCACCGGGCGGCCGAAGGGCGTGAAGCTCAGCCGCGACGCGGTACTCGGCAACGCGCGCAAAACCGCGCAGCTGCACCGGATCACCCCGGAGCGCCCGCACGGGACGTGCCTCCCGCTCTTCCACGTCAACGCGCTGGTGATGTCGTTGTACGGCACCTACCTCACCGGCAGCAGCCTCGTGCTCGACCAGTGGCGGACCCCGGAGGGCTACTTCGCCCTCCTGGACGCGAAGGGCGCGCGCACGGCCTCGATCGTGCCCGCCCTGCTCACCGAGCTGGTCGAGGCCGCCCCGCCGTGGCCGGGATCCCTCGACTACCTGATCAGCGCGGCCGCCCCGATCACCAGTGACCTCGCCGCGCGGTTCCACGAGCTGTACGGACCGCGGCTGCGCCAGGGTTTCGGCCTCACCGAGACGATCAACTTCAGCACCCTGATGCCGCTGCTCGACGACGCCGGGTTCGTGAAGCAGTACGTCGAGGCCAAGCCGCCCGCCGGGCTTCCCGTGCCGGGCACCGAACTGCGCATCGAGGACGGTGAGGTGTGGATCCGCTCGCCGGAGATGATGAGCGGGTACTGGGAAGACCCGGAAACCACCGCGAAGACGCTCGGCGCGGACGGCTGGCTGCGCTCCGGGGACCTCGGCGAGCTGCGGGACGGGTACCTCGTCCTGCACGGACGGCGGACCGAGCTGATCAACCGGGGCGGCGAGAAGTACTACCCGCTCGCGCTCGAAGGCCGCTGGCGCCGCGCCGGCCTCTCCGGCACGTTCGCCGCGGTGCCGGTCCCGGAACCCTCGCTGGGCACCGAGATCGGCCTCGTCCTGGACGGGCAGCCGGTCACCGCGGCCAAGGAGCTGGTGCTCGGCCGGGGCCCGCGGCCCGCGGCCGTCCAGTCCGGGGACTTCCTCGCCACCTCGACCGGCAAACCGCAGCGGACCCGGATGGGCAAACGGCTCGCGGTGAAGCGGGACAACGCGCAGCGGTACCCCGAACTGCTCGACTACGCCGCGAGCGCGGCCAGGGCCGTGCTGGCCGGCGCCCGGCCGGGAGGCGGCCGGGCCGCGGTCATCCACGACCAGGCCCGGGCGCTGGCCGGCGCGCGCCAGGGCGCGCCGGGCGGCCAGTCGTTCCCGCGCACCGCCGCGCACGACTGCCTCGACCTGCTGGTGGAGTCGTGGCCGGCGATCGCCGCCGGCTCGGCCACCGGGGACGATCTGATGCACGGGCACCGGGGCCTCTGGAAGCGGCTGATGACCGAGTGGCCGATGGTCAGCTACGCGGACGCCATGGTCGACGTGCTGCGGGCCGGGGACTTCCTGCGGGGCCGGGTGCTCGAACTCGGCTCCGGCGTGGGCAACACCTCCGTGCGCGTGGCCGGGCTGGTGGACGGCGAGTTCGTGTTCTCCGACCGGGTGGCCGGGCTCGTCGAGCGCGGCGGCTGGCCGGGACGCGGCGTGGTCTACGACCTCGACGACGCCGAGCCGCCCGCCGGCCTCGGCCGCTTCGACACCATCCTCGCCACCAACGTCCTGCACTGCGTCGCCGACAAGCGCAAGACGCTCGCGGCGCTGCGCTCGTCGCTGTCCGAGGGCGGCCGCCTCGTGCTGGCGGAAGGGGCCGGCACGACGGATCCGGCGGGCACGCCGTGGGCGCTGGACTTCCTGTTCTCGCTCTGGGACGGCTGGTGGGACCGGGGCGGGTTCGCCGACCGATGGGAGTGGTTGGCCTTGCTGGACTCCGCCGGCCTGCGCGAGCCCGGCTTTTCCGTGCTGCGGGCCGGAGAACATGACCTGGGGGGCGTCGTCTGGGCACGCGGCTGA
- a CDS encoding molybdopterin-dependent oxidoreductase, whose protein sequence is MTTAHRTCPICDSVCGLKIDLDPAGRVTGVRGDAEDPFTAGYLCPKGASLGALDEDPDRLRHPMVREGDEWREVSWDEAFEAVERGITGVLEKHGRDAVAVYFGNPTYHTMAGFLYRVPLIQALASKNVYSSGTIDHMPKHVACAHLYGDPFAIAVPDVDRTDYLLILGANPMESHGSLFCAPDMPARLRALRERGGKLVVVDPRRTRTAKHSDEHFFVRPGTDSVLLLGIVHTLLHEDLATVTLDVAGLDELRALVEEFSPEAAERVCGVPARDIARLARELAAAPTAVVYSRMGGSVVEFGTITQWLVDVVNVLTGNLDRPGGPMFARTAALEVFRTGQPFEWDRWRSRVKGFPEVLGELPTAALPDEIETPGEGRVRALLNIGANQVLAAPNGPRFGRAFDALDFMVCVDPYLNETTEHADVILPPPRILQTPHYDFLMQIVMVRNYARYSPAALPLEPDQRSEAEILARLTLIAAGAGAAAPPAGVDETVIGQLLTGATQMPGSPVEGMDVAVLRGMIEGEDGPERILDTLLKFGPHGLSLAKLKEQPHGIDLGPLEPRLAELLRTPSGKVELAPAPIVADFERLRARLAAPVPEVLLIGRRQLRSNNSWLHNVSSLRGGSNRCTLHVNPSDVSRLGLGERAVVRSSAGEVIVDVEPTETIMPGVVSLPHGWGHTGRSQRVAARDPGVSANVLTDELVVDVPSGNAVFNGVPVTVSPAAA, encoded by the coding sequence ATGACCACCGCGCACCGGACCTGTCCCATCTGCGACTCCGTCTGCGGCCTGAAGATCGACCTCGACCCGGCCGGCCGCGTCACGGGCGTGCGCGGTGACGCCGAGGACCCGTTCACCGCCGGCTACCTCTGCCCGAAGGGCGCCAGCCTCGGCGCCCTCGACGAGGACCCGGACCGGCTGCGCCACCCGATGGTCCGCGAAGGCGACGAGTGGCGCGAAGTCTCGTGGGACGAGGCGTTCGAAGCCGTCGAGCGCGGGATCACCGGCGTCCTCGAAAAGCACGGCCGGGACGCGGTCGCGGTCTACTTCGGCAACCCGACCTACCACACGATGGCCGGGTTCCTGTACCGCGTCCCGCTGATCCAGGCGCTGGCGTCGAAGAACGTGTACTCGTCCGGCACCATCGACCACATGCCCAAGCACGTCGCTTGCGCGCACCTCTACGGCGACCCGTTCGCCATCGCGGTGCCGGACGTCGACCGGACCGACTACCTGCTCATCCTCGGCGCGAACCCCATGGAATCGCACGGTTCCCTGTTCTGCGCGCCCGATATGCCCGCCCGGCTACGGGCTTTGCGCGAGCGCGGCGGCAAACTGGTGGTCGTCGACCCGCGCCGCACGCGCACGGCGAAGCACAGCGACGAGCACTTCTTCGTCCGGCCGGGCACGGATTCGGTGCTGCTGCTGGGAATCGTCCACACCCTGCTGCACGAAGACCTCGCCACGGTGACCCTCGACGTCGCCGGGCTCGACGAGCTCCGCGCGCTGGTCGAGGAGTTCTCGCCCGAGGCGGCGGAGCGGGTGTGCGGGGTGCCCGCCCGGGACATCGCCCGCCTCGCCCGCGAGCTGGCCGCGGCGCCGACCGCCGTCGTGTACTCCCGCATGGGCGGTTCGGTGGTGGAGTTCGGGACGATCACGCAGTGGCTGGTCGACGTGGTCAACGTCCTGACCGGCAACCTGGACCGCCCCGGTGGCCCCATGTTCGCGCGGACCGCCGCGCTCGAGGTGTTCCGCACCGGGCAGCCGTTCGAGTGGGACCGCTGGCGCAGCCGCGTCAAGGGCTTCCCCGAGGTGCTCGGCGAACTGCCGACGGCCGCGCTGCCCGACGAGATCGAGACACCCGGTGAGGGACGGGTCCGGGCGCTGCTCAACATCGGCGCCAACCAGGTGCTGGCGGCGCCCAACGGACCGCGGTTCGGCCGGGCGTTCGACGCCCTCGACTTCATGGTGTGCGTCGACCCGTACCTCAACGAGACCACCGAGCACGCCGACGTGATCCTGCCGCCGCCCCGCATCCTGCAGACGCCGCACTACGACTTCCTCATGCAGATCGTCATGGTGCGCAACTACGCCCGCTACTCCCCCGCGGCCCTGCCGCTCGAGCCGGACCAGCGGTCGGAGGCGGAGATCCTGGCGCGGCTGACGCTGATCGCGGCGGGCGCGGGCGCGGCCGCCCCTCCCGCCGGGGTGGACGAGACGGTCATCGGCCAGCTGCTCACCGGCGCCACGCAGATGCCCGGCTCCCCGGTGGAGGGGATGGACGTCGCCGTGCTGCGCGGCATGATCGAGGGCGAAGACGGTCCGGAGCGGATTCTGGACACCCTGCTGAAGTTCGGCCCCCACGGCCTCTCCCTGGCGAAGCTGAAGGAGCAGCCGCACGGCATCGACCTCGGCCCGCTCGAACCGCGCCTCGCCGAACTGCTGCGCACCCCGTCCGGCAAGGTCGAGCTCGCCCCGGCCCCGATCGTCGCCGACTTCGAACGGCTGCGCGCCCGGCTCGCCGCCCCGGTCCCGGAGGTGCTGCTGATCGGGCGGCGCCAGCTGCGGTCCAACAACAGCTGGCTGCACAACGTTTCCTCGCTCCGGGGCGGCAGCAACCGGTGCACGCTGCACGTCAACCCGTCGGACGTCAGCAGGCTGGGCCTGGGCGAGCGCGCGGTGGTGCGTTCGTCGGCCGGCGAGGTGATCGTGGACGTCGAGCCGACCGAGACGATCATGCCGGGCGTCGTGAGCCTCCCGCACGGCTGGGGCCACACCGGCCGAAGCCAGCGCGTCGCGGCTCGCGACCCGGGAGTCAGCGCGAACGTGCTGACCGACGAGCTCGTGGTGGACGTGCCGTCGGGCAACGCGGTCTTCAACGGCGTGCCCGTCACCGTGAGCCCGGCCGCCGCGTAA
- a CDS encoding SgcJ/EcaC family oxidoreductase: protein MTTGESPADQAAVAAVPQQLLEAWARHDAAPIADLFTEDGTLILPGVFRQGRQDIKDYFSEAFDGDYAGTQVVGTPIGLRFLGPDTALLLSSGGVLAAGETEVSGAQAIRASWLVVRAEGRWRLAAYQNTPAGQTLPKPGTTTPAP from the coding sequence ATGACCACCGGAGAGTCGCCCGCCGACCAGGCGGCCGTCGCAGCCGTCCCGCAGCAGCTGCTCGAGGCCTGGGCCCGCCACGACGCCGCGCCGATCGCCGACCTGTTCACCGAGGACGGCACGCTGATCCTGCCCGGGGTCTTCCGGCAGGGCCGTCAGGACATCAAGGACTACTTCAGCGAGGCGTTCGACGGCGACTACGCCGGCACCCAGGTCGTCGGAACGCCGATCGGGCTGCGGTTCCTCGGCCCCGACACCGCGTTGCTGCTCTCCTCGGGCGGTGTGCTGGCGGCCGGCGAGACCGAGGTGTCCGGCGCCCAGGCCATCCGGGCCTCCTGGCTCGTCGTCCGCGCCGAGGGCCGGTGGCGGCTCGCGGCCTACCAGAACACGCCCGCCGGGCAGACCCTGCCGAAGCCCGGCACGACCACGCCGGCACCGTGA
- a CDS encoding class I SAM-dependent methyltransferase: MSEPTQDACLEPEQHPKAAEFERLRAAIADERVRAHFPFRFLAANEAFARLVDAAAYGILSAVGALPGPGGTSVRQAKQDLSIPWRKTVPLHFCYEKLADAGVLARENGGYVPGAAPVAEFDDVAAELAAREPGAAVAADILRTLVDEAKRFFSGEATGDEILFAPDKLPLWLEYFSNGNLLYAINNKVGAEALARLLPPAGGAFEVLEIGGGCGSGAEEALRTLGSGITRYRFTEVAETFARHGERAAAAAAAPETTVEPARLDMTLPWASQGVEPGTFDAVYAVNCFHVAPDLDFVVAEAVKALKPGGAVVVSECVRPTKLARPIHAEIIFDFLDSFTDVITDPVKRPTHGFLTPAAWRATFEAAGLTDVTILPDVDAIAEEYPDFVVGAVIARADTTR; this comes from the coding sequence ATGAGCGAGCCGACGCAGGACGCCTGCCTCGAGCCGGAGCAGCACCCGAAGGCGGCGGAATTCGAGCGCCTTCGGGCCGCCATCGCCGACGAGCGGGTCCGCGCGCACTTCCCGTTCCGGTTCCTCGCGGCCAACGAGGCGTTCGCCCGCCTCGTGGACGCGGCCGCCTACGGGATCCTTTCCGCGGTCGGCGCGCTGCCGGGCCCGGGCGGGACCTCCGTCCGGCAGGCCAAGCAGGACCTGTCGATCCCTTGGCGCAAAACGGTTCCCCTGCACTTCTGCTACGAGAAGCTCGCGGACGCCGGGGTGCTCGCGCGGGAGAACGGCGGCTACGTCCCCGGCGCGGCGCCGGTCGCGGAGTTCGACGACGTCGCGGCCGAGCTCGCCGCCCGGGAACCGGGCGCCGCGGTCGCCGCCGACATCCTCCGGACGCTGGTGGACGAGGCGAAGCGGTTCTTCTCCGGCGAAGCGACCGGCGACGAGATCCTCTTCGCGCCCGACAAGCTGCCGTTGTGGCTGGAGTACTTCTCCAACGGAAACCTGTTGTACGCCATCAACAACAAGGTCGGGGCCGAGGCACTGGCCCGCCTGCTGCCACCGGCGGGCGGGGCGTTCGAGGTGCTCGAAATCGGCGGCGGCTGCGGCAGCGGCGCGGAAGAGGCGCTCCGCACGCTCGGCTCCGGCATCACCCGCTACCGGTTCACCGAGGTGGCGGAGACGTTCGCCCGGCACGGGGAGCGCGCGGCCGCCGCGGCCGCGGCCCCGGAGACGACCGTCGAGCCGGCTCGCCTCGACATGACGCTGCCGTGGGCGTCGCAGGGCGTCGAGCCGGGCACGTTCGACGCGGTGTACGCGGTCAACTGCTTCCACGTGGCGCCGGACCTCGACTTCGTCGTCGCGGAAGCGGTCAAGGCGCTGAAGCCGGGCGGGGCGGTCGTCGTGTCCGAGTGCGTGCGCCCGACGAAGCTCGCCCGGCCCATCCACGCCGAGATCATCTTCGACTTCCTCGACAGCTTCACCGACGTCATCACCGACCCCGTGAAGCGGCCGACCCACGGCTTCCTCACGCCGGCCGCGTGGCGCGCCACGTTCGAAGCGGCCGGCCTCACCGATGTGACCATCCTCCCCGACGTGGACGCCATCGCCGAGGAATACCCGGACTTCGTGGTGGGCGCCGTGATCGCCCGCGCGGACACGACCCGATAG
- a CDS encoding cytochrome P450, with translation MTGAVRRVPPGPPRRAAPGILHKLRTDRLGLMTEAVREYGDAVRVAIGPKTLYIFNHPDHAKHVLADNAANYHKGIGYTEAKRALGDGLLTSEGALWKEQRRTIQPVFQHKRIAARAGVIVAEALGLVERLGAHRDTGRPVDVLSEVTALTLGVLGSTLLDSDLDAFDGVEHSFQAVQDQAMFEMETLGLVPRWLPLPGQRAFRSARDHLERVVGVLVENRKARPSATGDDVLTRLIASTAGEADERAAARRMRDELVTLLLAGHETTASTVGWTLHLVSRHPDVQDRLHEEAVAVYGGNRPGYADLNRLRYTHMVLQEAMRLYPPVWILPRRAIADDEVGGYHVPAGAEVLICPFTLHRHPRYWPEPDRFDPGRFDPDAPADRPRYAHIPFGAGPRFCVGNHLGMMEAAFVISALLRDLRFDTVPGAEVTPEPMMSLRLGGGLPLTVRSFPDAGRFAA, from the coding sequence GTGACCGGCGCCGTCCGCCGCGTGCCGCCGGGACCGCCGCGCCGGGCGGCCCCCGGGATCCTCCACAAGCTGCGCACGGACCGGCTCGGGCTGATGACCGAGGCGGTCCGCGAGTACGGCGACGCGGTGCGCGTGGCGATCGGGCCGAAGACGCTCTACATCTTCAACCACCCCGACCACGCCAAGCACGTGCTCGCCGACAACGCGGCCAACTACCACAAGGGCATCGGCTACACCGAGGCCAAGCGGGCGCTGGGCGACGGCCTGCTGACGTCGGAAGGCGCGTTGTGGAAGGAGCAGCGGCGCACCATCCAGCCGGTGTTCCAGCACAAGCGGATCGCCGCACGGGCCGGCGTGATCGTCGCCGAGGCGCTCGGCCTGGTCGAGCGCCTCGGCGCGCACCGCGACACCGGACGGCCGGTGGACGTGCTGTCCGAGGTCACCGCGCTCACCCTCGGCGTGCTCGGCAGCACGCTGCTGGACTCCGACCTCGACGCGTTCGACGGGGTCGAGCACTCGTTCCAGGCGGTCCAGGACCAGGCCATGTTCGAGATGGAGACCCTCGGCCTGGTGCCCCGGTGGCTGCCGCTGCCGGGCCAGCGGGCGTTCCGCTCGGCCCGCGACCACCTCGAGCGCGTGGTGGGCGTCCTGGTGGAGAACCGGAAGGCCCGCCCGTCCGCGACCGGCGACGACGTCCTCACCCGGCTCATCGCCTCGACCGCCGGGGAGGCCGACGAACGGGCCGCCGCGCGCCGCATGCGCGACGAGCTGGTGACCCTGCTGCTGGCCGGGCACGAGACGACGGCCAGCACCGTCGGCTGGACACTGCACCTGGTGAGCAGGCACCCGGACGTCCAGGACCGGCTGCACGAGGAGGCGGTCGCGGTCTACGGCGGGAACCGTCCCGGCTACGCGGATCTGAACCGGTTGCGCTACACGCACATGGTGCTGCAGGAGGCCATGCGGCTGTACCCGCCGGTGTGGATCCTGCCGCGCCGCGCGATCGCCGACGACGAGGTCGGCGGGTACCACGTGCCGGCCGGCGCGGAGGTGCTGATCTGCCCGTTCACCCTGCACCGGCACCCGCGCTACTGGCCGGAGCCCGACCGGTTCGACCCGGGCCGGTTCGACCCGGACGCGCCGGCGGACCGGCCGCGGTACGCGCACATCCCGTTCGGCGCCGGTCCCCGGTTCTGCGTGGGCAACCACCTCGGGATGATGGAGGCCGCCTTCGTCATCTCGGCCCTGCTGCGGGACCTCCGGTTCGACACCGTGCCCGGCGCCGAGGTCACCCCCGAGCCGATGATGTCGCTGCGCCTCGGCGGCGGGCTCCCCCTCACCGTCCGCTCTTTCCCGGACGCCGGCCGGTTCGCGGCCTGA